From Cannabis sativa cultivar Pink pepper isolate KNU-18-1 chromosome 8, ASM2916894v1, whole genome shotgun sequence, a single genomic window includes:
- the LOC115701399 gene encoding uncharacterized protein LOC115701399: protein MSGGPSTEELTTLCESDRILQDYLNNAKRVTFKTLWLAFEACDVADDVYKLGLCAFVEGVLLSRAEGVYIWSNMLKLVENEEKFFEYPWGLLSYQKLLSSTAKSMTDLRKNYLDKSTKDKKKGKKEKKITQPKAKYNVYGYAPALQYWAFEVMQDLGKKYGQCRGTRFPRMLNWSTPNTVTKHDAKQPDVATLFEKRMVVLQILYPRNWEVDYWKSNCEGEVPTMEMGLDEVEETQVGAQDSTAFQTQAERVADYVKRSKIIPPSPPKETPDASTSATVPPTPATVPPSSAPANDSDYLLLAKRLEKVEAQQLAILTTQTEMKADFKRSQKEMKNLIVDQIATVISLLQKQPSEPTQPSRPAHQSDPTHPSDTVEPLQTVHPSPPTYDDDDDVYPEDWQPDICDIPSTPTNAIVISLGDTESQDVEELQGPPAGVDFCRVRQKRKPVFLNDYTAGKKKQRHGPVVVDTLKPADPRLLKFFRKWITYARDNGRPRDVHTGEVTRSWFVKLMVLNEWLDDAQLDAMVHLLRRIRTLYPEVYTRKCVVLDTSAPQIFAMYWNFYEGDKSKMKWDEGVMNYVQGIPHRYLPCWENQDYIYFVLHLPKERHWVAVEVDIDNWEIIVYDFDIGGTVEAAMESYLKPYSELFANLIRANGYFPYNNYVHPVELGDLSQLLPLYYRRVTSEVAPQTKSSGNCGMYAMEHIEHLMLDRSLEHVHDGNMLIFRHRWCVDLFYQNLTW from the exons ATGAGCGGTGGCCCCTCGACTGAAGAATTGACTACACTATGTGAGTCTGATCGGATATTGCAGGACTACCTCAATAATGCCAAACGGGTCACTTTCAAAACCCTTTGGCTAGCTTTTGAGGCGTGCGATGTGGCCGACGACGTGTACAAGCTGGGGTTGTGTGCATTTGTTGAAGGTGTGCTACTATCAAGGGCTGAGGGTGTTTATATATGGTCGAATATGCTGAAGTTAGTAGAAAACGAGGAGAAGTTCTTCGAATATCCGTGGGGCCTTCTTTCATATCAGAAGTTGTTGTCATCCACAGCCAAAAGTATGACTGACCTGAGGAAGAACTACCTTGATAAATCTACTAAGGAtaagaagaaagggaagaagGAGAAAAAAATTACTCAACCAAAGGCGAAGTACAATGTCTACGGATATGCACCGGCACTACAATACTGGGCCTTTGAGGTGATGCAAGATTTGGGGAAGAAGTACGGGCAGTGCAGAGGGACTAGATTCCCTCGAATGTTGAATTGGAGCACCCCCAACACGGTTACGAAACATGATGCGAAGCAACCTGATGTCGCTACACTATTTGAGAAAAGG atggtTGTTCTTCAAATTTTGTATCCTCGGAATTGGGAGGTGGACTATTGGAAGAGCAATTGTGAGGGTGAGGTCCCCACGATGGAAATGGGGTTGGATGAGGTCGAAGAAACGCAAGTCGGGGCGCAAGATTCGACCGCATTCCagacccaagccgaacgggtgGCGGATTATGTCAAAAGGTCCAAAATTATTCCACCATCCCCACCCAAAGAAACACCAGACGCCTCCACATCTGCCACTGTGCCCCCAACGCCTGCCACTGTGCCCCCAAGCTCTGCTCCAGCCAATGACTCCGACTACCTCTTGTTGGCTAAGAGATTGGAGAAGGTAGAAGCGCAACAACTTGCGATTCTCACTACCCAGACTGAGATGAAGGCTGACTTCAAGAGAAGTCAGAAAGAGATGAAGAATCTTATCGTGGATCAAATTGCGACCGTGATAAGTTTGTTACAGAAGCAGCCTTCGGAGCCGACACAACCATCAAGGCCGGCACATCAATCAGACCCCACACATCCATCAGACACGGTAGAGCCATTACAGACGGTACATCCATCACCGCCGacatatgatgatgatgatgatgtctaCCCAGAAGATTGGCAACCTGACATATGTGACATTCCTTCTACTCCTACAAACGCCATTGTCATTTCGCTAGGTGATACAGAATCTCAGGATGTGGAAGAGTTGCAGGGGCCGCCAGCTGGGGTGGACTTTTGTAGGGTTAGGCAAAAGCGGAAGCCGGTTTTCTTGAATGACTACACAGCTGGGAAGAAGAAACAACGACATGGGCCCGTGGTAGTAGACACACTGAAACCGGCGGACCCCCGGCTGTTAAAATTTTTCCGAAAGTGGATCACTTATGCTAGGGACAACGGCCGTCCTAGGGATGTTCACACTGGCGAAGTCACTAGATCCTGGTTCGTGAAATTGATGGTGCTGAACGAATGGCTCGACGATGCT CAACTTGATGCCATGGTGCACTTATTGAGAAGAATACGGACCCTGTACCCAGAAGTCTACACTCGAAAATGTGTAGTTTTGGACACATCTGCTCCACAGATCTTTGCCATGTATTGGAATTTCTATGAGGGTGACAAGAGCAAGATGAAATGGGATGAGGGTGTTATGAATTACGTGCAGGGGATACCGCACAGATACTTGCCATGTTGGGAGAACCAGGATTACATATACTTTGTGTTGCACCTTCCCAAAGAGCGTCACTGGGTGGCAGTTGAGGTGGATATTGACAACTGGGAGATCATTGTATATGATTTTGATATCGGTGGCACCGTTGAGGCAGCCATGGAGTCATATTTGAAACCTTACAGCGAGCTATTTGCGAATCTAATTCGAGCTAACGGTTATTTCCCATACAACAATTATGTACATCCGGTGGAGTTGGGGGATCTCAGTCAGCTCCTACCCCTATATTATAGACGAGTTACCTCTGAGGTCGCACCACAAACGAAGAGCAG tggcAATTGTGGAATGTATGCCATGGAGCATATCGAGCACTTGATGCTGGACCGGTCGTTAGAGCATGTTCATGATGGTAACATGCTCATTTTTAGACATAGGTGGTGTGTGGACTTATTTTACCAGAACTTAACATGGTAG
- the LOC133030492 gene encoding uncharacterized protein LOC133030492 — protein sequence MDSSVFVPVLYDGVWTLEGFNWVFDSSKSKTLILDIDCTLKKLREVLHEELEVDPLVYELKLEVLYMYMKDTKFPPEVLVKDSQLRVFLSMKAKMSVDNLLPLFVTKQVGTNVDDERVSIEFHHSDEFDAPFYNNDPVVDFGVDDDVATDVLPLRMELTPISTKFKPLVWTREDIEENNVYTTSLSGTPSGEIYLGKLYKNKEELKNVVGRYALKNNFEWMVSKSGTDVFYVTCKDENCKWRLREKKKALCDMFEVTVFHNEHTCSLDSRHSDHQQAAPWVIGHIIKNKYTSDGSNYKAKDIQRDMFDEYGIKMSNEKAWRCREKAVMYKRGTPAESYTKLYGYFYMLEQKNPGTITDIVSEDNRFKYCFWSLDACRKGFKFCRPVISIDGTFLKTKYGGTLLVAVAYDANNQLFPVAFAIVDSENHYDSWKYFLRKLKEAIGEVENLMFISDRHQSIEHAVDVVFPEACHCACFKHITMNVVDKFKTDVCNQQIWLAAYAWNKTECDRHFEVLKQMDPAIATYVEQIGFEKWARPYCPGDQYNIMTSNAAESFNKVIEEFRKYLVTIFIDFIRFTLRNWFASRLEKASKCATPLATTFENDLKDQHKDGMFRSVLRNGAQLFNVGTSPQGERGGDVNLVERTCTCRLFQTLKIPCPHACAAAVSQNVSVYTLCSPYYTKETWKKIYDATINIVGEEDEWVLPEHIKNIRIGVPVEKKPVGRPRKSNAGRRPTKRRPSSGQVVVEPRHCSLCHGSGHNRATCKARV from the exons ATGG ATTCATCTGTATTTGTGCCTGTACTGTATGATGGCGTTTGGACTTTGGAGGGTTTCAACTGGGTATTTGATTCCTCTAAAAGTAAGACATTGATATTGGACATTGACTGTACACTGAAAAAGTTGCGTGAAGTTTTGCATGAGGAGTTGGAGGTGGACCCCTTGGTGTATGAATTGAAGTTAGAAGTTCTTTACATGTACATGAAAGACACTAAGTTTCCACCTGAGGTTTTAGTGAAAGATAGTCAACTACGAGTGTTCTTGAGCATGAAGGCAAAAATGAGTGTGGACAACTTGTTGCCACTATTTGTGACTAAG CAAGTTGGCACTAATGTAGATGATGAGAGAGTGAGTATTGAATTTCATCATTCAGATGAGTTCGATGCTCCCTTTTACAACAATGATCCTGTGGTTGATTTTGGTGTGGATGATGATGTGGCTACAGATGTACTTCCATTGAGGATGGAACTAACTCCAA TTTCTACTAAATTCAAACCTCTTGTGTGGACAAGGGAAGACATAGAGGAAAATAATGTGTATACAACATCTCTTAGTGGTACGCCTTCAGGGGAGATATATCTTGGCAAGTTGTACAAAAACAAGGAAGAATTGAAGAATGTAGTGGGAAGGTATgcactgaaaaataattttgagtggATGGTAAGTAAGTCTGGCACTGATGTGTTTTACGTTACTTGTAAGGATGaaaattgtaaatggagattaaGGGAGAAGAAAAAGGCACTTTGTGACATGTTTGAGGTTACTGTGTTTCACAACGAACACACATGTAGCTTGGATTCTAGACATTCTGATCACCAGCAAGCAGCACCGTGGGTCATTGGTCACattattaagaacaagtacacaTCAGATGGATCTAACTACAAGGCaaaagacatacagagggatATGTTTGATGAATATGGCATCAAGATGAGTaatgagaaagcttggagatGCAGAGAGAAGGCAGTTATGTACAAGAGGGGTACTCCAGCAGAATCTTATACGAAATTATATGGTTACTTCTAcatgctggaacagaagaatccaggCACTATTACTGACATTGTCAGCGAGGATAACCGGTTTAAGTACTGTTTCTGGTCACTCGATGCTTGTAGGAAGGGATTTAAGTTTTGTCGTCCTGTGATTAGTATCGACGGAACattcttgaagacgaagtatGGAGGAACACTGTTAGTTGCTGTTGCGTACGATGCAAACAACCAATTGTTTCCGGTAGCCTTTGCAATTGTTGACAGTGAGAATCATTATGACTCTTGGAAGTATTTCTTGCGAAAGTTGAAGGAAGCCATTGGTGAGGTTGAAAATCTTATGTTCAtatcggataggcatcaaagcattgaacatGCTGTTGATGTTGTTTTCCCAGAAGCATGCCATTGTGCATGCTTCAAGCATATTACTATGAATGTCGTTGACAAGTTTAAGACTGATGTATGCAACCAACAAATATGGCTTGCAGCTTACGCATGGAACAAGACGGAATGTGATAGGCATTTTGAGGTGCTGAAACAGATGGACCCTGCCATTGCTACATACGTCGAGCAAATAGGGTTTGAAAAGTGGGCTCGTCCTTATTGTCCAGGCGATCAGTACAACATAATGACAAGCAACGCTGCCGAAAGCTTCAACAAGGTGATAGAAGAATTCAGAAAATATCTAGTAACTATTTTTATTGACTTCATCAGGTTCACACTTCGAAATTGGTTTGCTTCTCGTCTCGAAAAGGCTAGTAAGTGCGCTACTCCTTTGGCTACTACTTTTGAAAATGATTTAAAGGATCAACACAAAGATGGTATGTTCAGGAGTGTCCTTCGTAATGGTGCCCAATTGTTCAACGTTGGTACGAGTCCTCAAGGTGagagaggtggtgatgtgaactTAGTGGAGAGAACATGCACTTGTAGACTTTTCCAAACGCTCAAAATCCCTTGTCCCCATGCATGTGCCGCAGCAGTTAGTCAGAATGTGAGCGTGTACACACTTTGCTCTCCATATTACACTAAAGAAACGTGGAAGAAGATCTACGATGCCACAATTAATATTGTTGGCGAGGAGGATGAGTGGGTACTACCGGAACATATCAAGAACATAAGAATCGGGGTACCAGTGGAGAAAAAACCAGTAGGTCGGCCTAGGAAGAGCAATGCAGGTAGAAGACCGACGAAGCGTCGACCGTCTAGTGGTCAGGTGGTAGTGGAACCTCGTCATTGTTCGCTATGTCACGGTTCAGGGCACAACAGAGCTACATGCAAAGCTCGAGTTTGA
- the LOC115724998 gene encoding uncharacterized protein LOC115724998, with amino-acid sequence MSVRKCITSGSTTSILKDPWLNDEHQSFIMSSNPALVNQHVSALMKTTCREWDDEVLLDVLCDRDYRLVKAIPLSQSVDDDFWFWFKDSSGMFTVRSAYNLIQENKGYRGQADNSGFWRSLWQLKVPPKGAVETILHILVECPFSQNCWRAAAIPSFPSIASNFAGWFDDGIKHSSIEEVVSTASLNFVSWSDAQKKFSTSPNDLGHERYGEHWTKPELSYIKVNVDGVIFSEESRFGFGMVARDSTGVVLEAVQTCRSGSWGPLMVEAWD; translated from the exons ATGAGTGTCCGTAAGTGCATTACTTCGGGTTCTACTACTAGTATTTTGAAGGATCCTTGGCTCAATGATGAGCATCAGTCTTTCATTATGTCTTCTAATCCGGCGTTGGTTAATCAACATGTGTCAGCGTTAATGAAGACTACTTGTAGAGAGTGGGATGACGAGGTGTTGTTGGATGTTCTTTGTGACCGTGATTATAGGTTAGTCAAAGCTATTCCTCTTAGTCAGTCGGTTGATGATGATTTTTGGTTTTGGTTTAAGGATAGTTCGGGTATGTTTACTGTGAGGTCGGCTTATAATCTAATTCAGGAAAATAAAGGTTATCGGGGCCAAGCTGATAACTCTGGGTTTTGGCGTTCTCTTTGGCAGTTGAAGGTACCTCCGAAG GGAGCGGTTGAAACTATCCTGCATATACTTGTGGAGTGCCCTTTTTCTCAGAATTGCTGGCGGGCTGCTGCAATTCCGAGCTTCCCTTCGATTGCTTCTAATTTTGCAGGTTGGTTTGATGATGGAATTAAG CACTCTTCGATTGAGGAGGTGGTGTCAACAGCTTCTCTTAACTTTGTCTCTTGGAGTGATGCTCAAAAAAAGTTCTCTACTTCTCCTAATGACTTGGGTCATGAGCGATATGGTGAGCATTGGACTAAACCGGAGTTATCTTATATCAAAGTTAATGTTGATGGCGTTATTTTCTCCGAAGAAAGTCGTTTTGGTTTCGGGATGGTGGCTAGGGATAGCACTGGCGTTGTGTTGGAGGCAGTTCAAACGTGTCGTTCGGGTTCTTGGGGTCCTCTAATGGTGGAAGCATGGGACTAA
- the LOC115699369 gene encoding kinesin-like protein KIN-7O, which yields MERIHVAVRARPLSVEDAKSSPWRISSNAIFIPNHSSKFEFDRIFSEDCKTLDVYEARTKEIVSAAVGGFNGTVFAYGQTNSGKTFTMRGSAMEPGVIPLAVRDLFNTIHRDVNREFLLRMSYMEIYNEEINDLLAPEHRKLQIHENLERGIYVAGLREEIVASPEQVLSFMEFGESHRHIGETNMNVHSSRSHTIFRMIIESRDKTEDQDIGNCDAVRVSVLNLVDLAGSERAAKTGAEGVRLKEGSHINKSLMTLGTVIKKLSEGVESQGGHVPYRDSKLTRILQPALGGNANTAIICNITLAQVHADETKSSLQFASRALRVKNCAHVNEILTDAALLKRQKKEIEELRAKLQGPHSEHFEEQILNLRNKLLKTELDRERIALELEEERKAQAEYEKKVQEQEKKIENLSSMVLCSNRDESRDRFRKEKRRDTWCAGNLSRETLEEVYSTMQSEASDIKPMKKKRDTGPLLPFEALMDSIPEDDSSTQDEDSKSNASEEYKLPDPCVLLHITNRRKVPVRKKDQHLDNEVADVQAEYEDLFIKFESQRTESEIQIDFLTRKLAEVDIVSGVKDCITNNATEGTITGDRNLDSNESETILVIKRLQEKINKLEMEKNSSQVNLASIVELATEQNICAREKFDELYEKLSNAREEVRVAHEQLTTNESEEYSAFMEKLLTEVQDIISEVQDSKMVTDGISSFVDDVSETFAAVINMFLDFKTLISQSSLQERSIISNHENLNSCLMQKVYKLENEKGHLHDQFVDLQNQIEEIKLEAHNSEQSLRTLLEQQELEKEEYMSYIQILEKEISSISSCSSAKEKETLRKDLEKTKVKLKDAEFKLKNAMQEKTKIEGAKAFAEREIKRLQGQNSLLERDINKRESLAGRRHDSFVDKNSKMSDPKKSKGLTVPFDQTLQEEYKKMEVYAFEMETKISSLKEELSVICAEKEETLSRNEDLTSELEALAEKLNDSNTEMNLLQEEVLVLKQKLEENQFEQRQMESSIKILVEEKEELAMQLSHSLLEMEEEKAIWFAKEKATVEVIDEKTRLYNTEIMSLTKELSEVRNKLESSRQESEILRERMTCFGEDLAREKNSMKIFMGANQPRNDVNQSAIGNKQDQECECLKNELHIMTEERDLLTIEIQKQQTHAAEMEILNTRCNSMLMEAKVQVDELTRRNSSMELKMHNDQVNNNKQVSKLKMRLKWTQAKLDAFRDRFREIVNETDHMNRTYETAAMKLKERLASKGTEVLNLKKQLLTVKEQ from the exons ATGGAGAGAATACACGTGGCCGTTCGTGCTCGACCTCTTTCGGTTGAGGATGCTAAGTCCAGTCCATGGCGTATTTCTTCCAACGCCATTTTCATTCCTAATCACTCCTCCAAGTTTGAATTCG ATCGAATTTTCTCCGAAGACTGTAAGACTCTGGATGTTTATGAAGCCCGAACTAAAGAAATCGTTTCCGCTGCCGTTGGGGGTTTCAATG GAACTGTATTTGCTTATGGGCAGACTAACAGTGGGAAAACTTTTACCATGCGAGGCTCGGCTATGGAGCCAGGTGTGATTCCTCTCGCCGTGAGGGATTTGTTCAATACAATTCATCGG GATGTAAATCGAGAATTTCTTCTGCGTATGTCCTACATGGAGATCTATAACGAGGAGATTAACGACTTGTTGGCTCCTGAGCATCGGAAATTACAGATTCATGAAAATCTAGAG CGGGGAATATATGTGGCTGGGTTGCGTGAAGAAATTGTTGCATCACCTGAACAAGTCCTCAGTTTTATGGAGTTTGGAGAAT CTCATCGGCATATTGGAGAGACTAATATGAACGTCCACAGTAGCAGATCCCACACTATTTTCCGCATG ATAATTGAGAGTCGAGATAAAACTGAAGACCAAGACATCGGTAATTGTGATGCTGTTCGTGTTTCAGTATTG AATTTAGTTGACCTTGCTGGATCAGAACGTGCTGCAAAAACCGGGGCAGAAGGTGTTAGACTTAAAGAGGGATCCCACATAAACAAAAGCTTGATGACACTGGGAACGGTTATTAAGAAACTGAGTGAAGGTGTAGAGAGTCAAGG GGGTCATGTTCCATATAGAGATAGTAAACTAACGCGCATTTTACAACCTGCTCTCGGTGGAAATGCAAACACAGCTATAATATGCAACATTACACTTGCACAG GTTCACGCAGACGAGACTAAAAGCAGTCTACAATTTGCAAGCAGGGCTTTGCGTGTTAAAAATTGTGCTCATGTCAATGAG ATTTTAACAGATGCTGCTTTGTTAAAGCGTCAAAAGAAGGAAATTGAGGAGCTTCGAGCCAAATTACAG GGTCCTCATTCAGAACATTTTGAAGAACAGATCCTCAATCTGCGGAATAAATTATTAAAG ACTGAGCTGGATAGGGAACGCATAGCTTTGGAGTTGGAAGAGGAAAGAAAAGCCCAAGCCGAATATGAGAAGAAGGTTCAAgaacaagaaaagaaaattgaGAACTTGAGCTCAATGGTTTTGTGTTCAAATAGGGATGAAAGTCGAGATCGTTTTAGAAAG GAGAAGAGGCGAGATACTTGGTGTGCGGGTAACCTCTCTCGGGAGACTCTTGAAGAG GTGTATTCTACCATGCAATCAGAGGCTTCTGATATAAAACCCATGAAAAAGAAGCGTGATACTGGACCACTTCTTCCGTTTGAGGCACTTATGGACAGCATCCCTGAGGATGATTCCTCCACACAAGATGAAGATAGTAAAAGTAATGCATCTGAGGAGTATAAGCTTCCTGATCCTTGTGTTTTATTGCATATAACAAACAGGAGAAAAGTGCCCGTCAGAAAGAAAGACCAACACTTG GACAATGAAGTAGCAGATGTCCAAGCAGAATATGAAGATCtgtttattaaatttgaaagtCAG AGAACTGAAAGTGAGATTCAAATTGATTTCTTGACAAGAAAGCTTGCTGAGGTTGATATAGTTTCTGGTGTTAAGGACTGTATAACCAATAATGCTACTGAAGGTACAATTACTGGGGATAGGAATTTGGATTCAAATGAGTCAGAGACTATTCTTGTGATTAAAAGGCTTCAAGAAAAG ATTAACAAGTTGGAAATGGAGAAGAATTCAAGCCAGGTAAACCTGGCAAGCATTGTGGAGCTTGCAACAGAGCAGAACATTTGTGCTCGCGAGAAGTTTGATGAG CTCTATGAAAAGCTTTCGAATGCACGGGAGGAGGTTCGGGTCGCTCATGAACAACTTACTACTAATGAATCT GAGGAATATTCTGCTTTTATGGAAAAGCTTTTAACTGAAGTCCAAGATATAATTTCAGAAGTTCAGGACTCAAAAATGGTTACTGATGGTATCTCTTCATTTGTGGATGATGTCTCTGAGACTTTTGCTGCTGTGATTAATATGTTCCTT GATTTCAAGACTTTGATTAGCCAGAGTTCTCTTCAAGAAAGATCAATTATAAGTAACCATGAGAATTTGAATTCTTGCTTGATGCAGAAAGTTTATAAACTTGAGAATGAGAAG GGTCATTTGCATGATCAATTTGTTGATCTCCAGAACCAGATTGAAGAAATTAAACTAGAGGCTCATAACTCAGAGCAGTCTTTGAGA ACACTTTTGGAACAGCAAGAGTTAGAAAAGGAAGAGTATATGTCTTATATTCAAATTCTTGAAAAGGAAATTTCAAGTATTTCGTCTTGTTCCTCTGCCAAGGAAAAAGAAACTTTGAGAAAAGATCTTGAAAAAACAAAAGTGAAACTGAAAGATGCAGAGTTCAAACTTAAGAACGCAATGCAGGAGAAAACCAAAATTGAG GGTGCAAAAGCATTTGCAGAACGAGAAATAAAACGTTTGCAGGGTCAGAACTCTCTCCTTGAACGTGATATTAACAAACGTGAGTCACTTGCTGGACGAAGGCATGATTCATTTGTAGATAAGAATTCAAAGATGTCTGATCCAAAAAAGTCGAAAGGTCTAACAGTGCCTTTTGATCAGACACTACAG GAGGAGTACAAAAAGATGGAAGTTTATGCATTTGAAATGGAAACAAAGATTTCTTCTCTGAAAGAGGAATTATCAGTTATATGTGCGGAGAAGGAAGAGACATTATCCAGAAATGAAGATCTGACTTCTGAATTAGAAGCTTTGGCTGAGAAGTTAAATGATTCCAACACAGAAATGAATCTGTTACAGGAAGAAGTTTTGGTGCTT AAGCAAAAGTTGGAAGAAAACCAGTTTGAACAGCGACAAATGGAGAGCTCCATAAAAATACTGGTAGAAGAGAAGGAAGAATTGGCAATG CAACTTTCACATTCACTGTTGGAAATGGAGGAAGAAAAGGCAATATGGTTTGCTAAAGAGAAAGCTACTGTTGAAGTCATAGATGAAAAAACAAGGTTATATAACACGGAGATTATGTCATTAACGAAAGAATTGTCAGAG GTAAGAAACAAACTGGAGTCTAGCAGACAAGAAAGTGAGATTCTGAGGGAAAGAATGACATGCTTTGGGGAAGATTTGGCAAGGGAGAAAAACAG CATGAAGATTTTTATGGGAGCTAATCAACCAAGGAATGATGTAAATCAAAGTGCTATTGggaataaacaagatcaagag TGTGAGTGTCTCAAAAACGAACTTCATATTATGACGGAGGAAAGGGATTTATTAACAATTGAGATCCAAAAGCAGCAAACTCATGCAGCTGAAATGGAAATTCTGAATACAAGGTGTAACAGCATG TTGATGGAGGCAAAAGTTCAAGTGGACGAGCTGACTAGGAGAAATTCCAGCATGGAACTCAAGATGCACAAT GATCAAGttaacaacaacaaacaagTGTCAAAACTGAAAATGAGGCTTAAATGGACGCAAGCAAAGCTAGATGCATTTCGAGATAGATTCAGGGAGATTGTAAATGAGACTGATCATATGAACAGGACATATGAGACAGCTGCAATGAAGCTGAAGGAACGATTGGCTTCCAAAGGAACTGAGGTCCTTAACCTCAAGAAGCAACTTCTTACTGTGAAGGAGCAATGA